The Streptomyces aurantiacus genome includes a region encoding these proteins:
- a CDS encoding GvpL/GvpF family gas vesicle protein, with the protein MSGLRYVYAVCRPFGTSLPRQLTGVGGVPPKQLVHHGLVAVVGQVPEEDFAEQPLRAHLEDLDWLGTTARAHQNVIDALTVVTSPLPLRLATVFRDDSGVRTMMEQREETFLRTLDRLDGRVEWGVKVYAESAEGSGDAESAGTPAASADTGARAASSAGKSVSGRDYLRQRRSQRKASEEKWEHAEEFARRLHGSLSGYAEDTRIHAPQNAALSRASGQNILNAAYLVPRSESEAFVEMVDRTKDDAPGLRVELTGPWAAYSFSGEDA; encoded by the coding sequence ATGAGTGGTCTGCGCTACGTCTACGCCGTGTGCCGCCCGTTCGGTACGTCCCTGCCGCGTCAGCTGACGGGGGTCGGTGGTGTGCCGCCCAAGCAACTGGTCCACCACGGGCTGGTCGCCGTCGTCGGCCAGGTGCCGGAGGAGGATTTCGCCGAGCAGCCGCTGCGGGCCCATCTGGAGGACCTGGACTGGCTCGGCACGACCGCGCGGGCCCACCAGAACGTGATCGACGCGCTCACCGTCGTCACCTCGCCGCTGCCGCTCCGGCTCGCCACCGTGTTCCGGGACGACAGCGGCGTCCGGACGATGATGGAGCAGCGGGAGGAGACCTTCCTGCGGACCCTCGACCGGCTCGACGGGCGGGTCGAATGGGGAGTGAAGGTGTACGCGGAATCCGCGGAGGGCTCCGGGGACGCGGAATCCGCCGGGACCCCGGCTGCCTCCGCGGACACCGGTGCCCGGGCGGCTTCCTCCGCCGGGAAATCCGTGTCGGGGCGCGACTATCTGAGGCAACGGCGCAGTCAGCGCAAGGCCAGCGAGGAGAAGTGGGAGCACGCCGAGGAGTTCGCGCGGCGGCTGCACGGCTCCCTTTCCGGGTACGCGGAGGACACCCGGATCCACGCCCCGCAGAACGCGGCGCTCTCCCGCGCATCCGGCCAGAACATCCTGAACGCCGCCTATCTGGTGCCGCGTTCGGAGTCCGAGGCGTTCGTGGAGATGGTGGACCGCACCAAGGACGACGCTCCCGGCCTGCGTGTCGAGCTCACCGGTCCCTGGGCGGCCTACTCGTTCAGCGGGGAGGACGCGTGA
- a CDS encoding gas vesicle protein — MTVVERREIALVDLLDRLLAGGVVITGDLTLRIADVDLVRIDLNALISSVNEKVPAPWGDLS; from the coding sequence GTGACTGTCGTGGAACGCCGGGAGATCGCCCTCGTCGATCTGCTCGACCGGCTGCTCGCGGGCGGTGTCGTCATCACCGGTGATCTCACGCTGCGGATCGCCGACGTCGATCTCGTGCGCATCGACCTGAACGCGCTCATCAGCTCGGTGAACGAAAAGGTCCCCGCACCCTGGGGGGACCTGTCGTGA
- a CDS encoding DUF2795 domain-containing protein translates to MERGSNRLSAHRDEEMKHELQGLLRSGHPTRVEEWNDPEPVADDDPPIAGGPVRPGTDHAPVAAVRLELARHLGRTSFPAGPRELADVLRSQYVPDALVEPLEHLPEEARYANARELAEAVVRTGSGGAVAPGEPAPEA, encoded by the coding sequence ATGGAGCGAGGCAGCAACCGCCTCAGCGCCCACCGTGACGAGGAGATGAAGCACGAATTGCAGGGTCTGCTGCGGTCGGGCCATCCGACCCGGGTGGAGGAGTGGAACGACCCGGAACCGGTCGCCGACGACGATCCGCCGATCGCCGGAGGACCGGTGCGGCCGGGCACGGACCACGCGCCCGTGGCGGCCGTCCGTCTCGAACTGGCCCGGCATCTGGGCCGTACGTCGTTCCCCGCGGGCCCCCGCGAACTGGCCGACGTCCTGCGGAGTCAGTACGTGCCGGACGCTCTCGTGGAACCACTGGAGCACCTGCCGGAGGAGGCGCGCTACGCCAACGCGCGGGAGCTGGCCGAGGCCGTCGTCCGCACCGGGTCCGGCGGTGCCGTCGCGCCCGGCGAACCGGCGCCGGAGGCATAG
- a CDS encoding gas vesicle protein, protein MTTAQRLPDPYGSGGGANLADILERVLDKGIVIAGDIRINLLDIELLTIKLRLIVASVDKAKEMGIDWWETDPQLSSRAGRDELARENAELRAQVAELENTRAAVPAREREPSEEEAQG, encoded by the coding sequence ATGACCACGGCTCAGCGCCTGCCCGACCCCTACGGGAGCGGTGGCGGTGCCAACCTCGCGGACATCCTCGAACGGGTGCTGGACAAGGGCATCGTGATCGCGGGCGACATCCGCATCAATCTGCTCGACATCGAACTGCTCACCATTAAGCTGCGCCTCATCGTCGCCTCCGTCGACAAGGCCAAGGAGATGGGCATCGACTGGTGGGAGACCGATCCACAGCTCTCCTCCCGTGCAGGGCGCGACGAACTCGCCCGTGAGAACGCCGAGTTGCGCGCCCAGGTCGCGGAGCTGGAGAACACGCGCGCCGCGGTGCCCGCGCGCGAGCGTGAACCCTCGGAGGAGGAGGCCCAAGGATGA
- a CDS encoding DUF6158 family protein, with protein MTGVDPGLLDDQQLMRELETIHRTRHDTLLHGSNDALRTHNVRMAELEGEYLRRNPRRPVTPGRTRTGARERRPDAGV; from the coding sequence ATGACCGGAGTCGACCCGGGCCTTCTGGACGACCAGCAGCTGATGAGAGAGCTGGAGACGATCCACCGCACCCGTCACGACACGCTGCTGCACGGCTCGAACGACGCCCTGCGCACGCACAACGTCCGGATGGCCGAGCTGGAGGGCGAGTACCTGCGTCGCAACCCGCGCCGACCGGTCACCCCGGGCAGAACCCGCACGGGAGCACGGGAGCGCCGGCCGGACGCCGGTGTGTGA
- a CDS encoding SRPBCC family protein produces the protein MTDTLGSATKQAKSNPLTSVAQSEAVDRLKEEAQAYLAAQTQRLLVGFGHKLGATTGKLNDIASGESPGFARLAVDGGRKLSEGKGPMRTALELGAGRAKDSVVGAFKNLTGGKGKRKGGSGQKPTVIIEFIDVGVPLRTAYDQWTQYQDFSTFAKGVKSASGADDTTSDWQMKIFWSSRSWKAHTTEQVADQRISWTSEGAKGTTKGVVTFHSLAENLTRVLLVIEYYPKGLFEKTGNIWRAQGRRARLDLKNFARFITIKGEADDGWRGEIRDGEVVTSHEDAVAEEESEQTSEDAEDAEASADEEALEDEESAEYEEVPEDEEVLEDEDQPESEYEEEDEEAYEDEDAPESEYEDEPEEEEAVEEETDERDREPAGTRSRR, from the coding sequence GCTCAAGGAAGAGGCCCAGGCGTACCTGGCCGCCCAGACCCAGCGGCTGCTGGTCGGCTTCGGGCACAAGCTCGGTGCGACGACGGGCAAGCTCAACGACATCGCCTCGGGCGAGAGCCCCGGCTTCGCCAGGCTCGCAGTCGACGGCGGCCGCAAGCTGTCCGAGGGCAAGGGGCCGATGAGGACCGCGCTGGAGCTCGGTGCGGGCCGCGCCAAGGACAGCGTGGTCGGCGCCTTCAAGAACCTGACCGGCGGCAAGGGCAAGCGCAAGGGCGGCTCGGGTCAGAAGCCGACCGTCATCATCGAGTTCATCGATGTCGGCGTGCCGCTGCGCACGGCGTACGACCAGTGGACCCAGTACCAGGACTTCAGCACCTTCGCCAAGGGCGTCAAGAGCGCGAGCGGTGCCGACGACACGACGTCCGACTGGCAGATGAAGATCTTCTGGTCCAGCCGCAGCTGGAAGGCGCACACCACCGAGCAGGTGGCGGACCAGCGGATCAGCTGGACGTCGGAGGGCGCCAAGGGCACCACGAAGGGCGTCGTCACCTTCCACTCGCTCGCCGAGAACCTCACCCGCGTCCTGCTGGTCATCGAGTACTACCCCAAGGGGCTGTTCGAGAAGACCGGCAACATCTGGCGCGCCCAGGGCCGCAGGGCCCGCCTCGACCTCAAGAACTTCGCCCGGTTCATCACGATCAAGGGTGAGGCCGACGACGGCTGGCGCGGTGAGATCCGCGACGGCGAGGTGGTCACGAGCCACGAGGACGCTGTCGCCGAGGAGGAGTCCGAGCAGACTTCGGAGGACGCGGAGGACGCGGAAGCCTCGGCCGACGAGGAGGCCCTGGAGGACGAGGAGTCCGCCGAGTACGAAGAGGTCCCCGAGGACGAGGAGGTCCTTGAGGACGAGGACCAGCCCGAGTCCGAGTACGAGGAGGAGGACGAGGAGGCGTACGAGGACGAGGACGCCCCGGAGTCCGAGTACGAGGACGAACCGGAGGAAGAGGAAGCCGTCGAGGAAGAGACGGACGAGCGCGATCGTGAGCCCGCCGGTACCCGGAGCCGTCGATGA
- a CDS encoding type 1 glutamine amidotransferase domain-containing protein, which yields MRIAFLMAPEGVEQIELTDPWHAVVDAGGEPVLLSTEPGQIQAFNHLDKADVFPVQQVVGEATADSFDGLVLPGGVANPDALRTDGQAVAFVRDFFEQGRPVAAICHAPWTLIEADVVRGRTLTSWPSLCTDIRNAGGTWVDEQVSVCEAGPATLVTSRKPDDLKAFCEAFVPEFQKHSRSTKQG from the coding sequence ATGCGTATCGCGTTTCTGATGGCGCCGGAGGGCGTCGAGCAGATCGAACTCACCGACCCCTGGCACGCCGTCGTCGACGCGGGTGGCGAGCCCGTGCTGCTGTCGACGGAGCCGGGGCAGATCCAGGCGTTCAACCATCTCGACAAGGCGGACGTGTTCCCCGTGCAGCAGGTCGTGGGTGAGGCCACGGCCGACTCCTTCGACGGCCTGGTGCTGCCGGGCGGCGTGGCCAACCCGGACGCGCTGCGCACCGACGGGCAGGCCGTGGCGTTCGTCCGTGACTTCTTCGAGCAGGGGCGCCCGGTCGCCGCGATCTGTCACGCCCCGTGGACGCTCATCGAGGCCGACGTGGTCCGCGGCCGCACCCTGACCTCGTGGCCGAGCCTGTGCACGGACATCCGCAACGCGGGCGGCACCTGGGTCGACGAGCAGGTGTCGGTCTGCGAGGCGGGGCCCGCGACGCTCGTCACCAGCCGCAAGCCGGACGACCTCAAGGCGTTCTGCGAGGCGTTCGTACCGGAGTTCCAGAAGCACAGCAGGTCGACGAAGCAGGGCTGA
- a CDS encoding class I SAM-dependent methyltransferase: MPKETAVYTHGHHESVLRSHTWRTAENSAAYLLGSLKPHMRILDIGCGPGTITADLAELVPDGHVTGVDHAPGILDLARATAAERGLRNVEFAVADVHALDRPDNTFCVVHAHQVLQHVGDPVQALREMYRVTKPGGFVAVRDSDYAAMTWYPPSRGMDDWLDLYRRVARANGGEPDAGRRLKSWALEAGFEDVTASSSTWCYSTAEERAWWSGLWADRTVASAYADRATEGGHATAEQLHAVAEAWREWGRQEDAWFSVLHGEILCRKPA, from the coding sequence ATGCCGAAGGAGACCGCCGTCTACACGCACGGCCACCACGAGTCCGTACTGCGCTCCCACACCTGGCGCACGGCCGAGAACTCGGCGGCCTACCTCCTCGGCTCGCTGAAGCCCCACATGCGGATCCTGGACATCGGCTGCGGGCCGGGCACCATCACCGCCGACCTGGCCGAGCTGGTCCCGGACGGTCACGTCACCGGCGTCGACCACGCGCCGGGCATCCTGGACCTGGCCCGCGCCACCGCGGCCGAACGCGGCCTGCGGAACGTCGAGTTCGCGGTGGCGGACGTCCACGCGCTGGACCGGCCGGACAACACCTTCTGCGTGGTCCACGCCCACCAGGTGCTGCAGCACGTCGGCGACCCGGTTCAGGCGCTGCGGGAGATGTACCGGGTCACGAAGCCGGGTGGGTTCGTCGCCGTCCGCGACTCGGACTACGCGGCGATGACCTGGTACCCCCCGTCCCGCGGCATGGACGACTGGCTGGACCTGTACCGCCGGGTGGCCCGCGCCAACGGCGGTGAGCCGGATGCCGGGCGACGCCTGAAGTCCTGGGCCCTGGAGGCCGGCTTCGAGGACGTCACCGCCTCCTCGAGCACCTGGTGCTACTCCACGGCCGAGGAGCGCGCCTGGTGGAGCGGCCTGTGGGCGGACCGCACGGTCGCCTCCGCCTACGCGGACCGCGCCACGGAGGGCGGCCACGCCACCGCGGAGCAACTGCACGCGGTGGCGGAGGCCTGGCGGGAGTGGGGCCGGCAGGAGGACGCGTGGTTCTCCGTCCTGCACGGGGAGATTCTGTGCCGGAAACCGGCCTGA
- a CDS encoding RNA polymerase sigma factor SigF → MRTHASARHHPHDDAPDTAEDFRKLASLPPGGPRDALRDQIIEAWLPMAERLAGRFRSRGESFDDLRQVAALGLVKAVDRYDPERGNAFESYAVPTVTGEIKRHFRDHMWTLHVPRRVQDLRNRVRFARQDLSQTIPGRQPTIAEIAQHAQMSEDDVRTGLEALESFTALSLDAELPGSQDGYSLSDALGSADPALDVVIDREAVKPRLEALPERERAILYMRFFGDMTQSRIAEQLGISQMHVSRLISRCCNRLRDQVMQDIA, encoded by the coding sequence ATGCGAACTCACGCGAGCGCCCGGCACCACCCGCACGACGACGCCCCCGACACCGCGGAGGACTTCCGCAAGCTCGCTTCGCTTCCTCCGGGCGGCCCGCGCGACGCCCTCCGCGACCAGATCATCGAGGCCTGGCTCCCCATGGCCGAGCGGCTGGCCGGCCGATTCCGGAGCCGGGGCGAGAGCTTCGACGACCTGCGGCAGGTCGCGGCGCTCGGCCTGGTCAAGGCCGTCGACCGCTACGACCCCGAGCGCGGCAACGCCTTCGAGAGCTATGCCGTTCCGACCGTCACCGGTGAGATCAAGCGTCACTTCCGTGACCACATGTGGACCCTGCACGTACCGCGCCGGGTCCAGGACCTGCGCAACCGTGTCCGCTTCGCGCGTCAGGACCTGTCCCAGACGATCCCCGGCCGCCAGCCCACCATCGCCGAGATCGCCCAGCACGCGCAGATGAGCGAGGACGACGTACGCACCGGTCTGGAGGCTCTGGAGAGCTTCACGGCGCTCTCGCTCGACGCCGAACTGCCGGGCAGCCAGGACGGATACTCGCTGAGCGACGCCCTGGGCTCGGCCGATCCTGCCCTCGACGTGGTGATCGACCGCGAGGCGGTCAAGCCCCGTCTGGAGGCCCTGCCCGAACGCGAACGGGCCATCCTCTACATGCGGTTCTTCGGTGACATGACCCAGAGCCGCATCGCCGAACAGCTCGGTATCTCCCAGATGCACGTCTCCCGGCTGATCAGCCGGTGCTGCAACCGACTGCGGGACCAGGTGATGCAGGACATCGCGTGA
- a CDS encoding bifunctional phosphatase PAP2/diacylglycerol kinase family protein: protein MTADVDLTATRAGHAVRDRLLALDCRLFQAVAARHWPGADPLLPRLSRSANHGVLWFGAAAALAATRSPRARRAAARGVASLALASATINTLGKRSVRRPRPLLDGVPVMRQLKRQPITTSFPSGHSASAAAFATGVALESRPLGAVVAPVAAAVCLSRIYTGAHYPSDVLAGAAFGAAAAFAVRRLVPTRDQLPPPGRPRADAPALPDGEGLVLVANKAAGTWERMRAIGDALPLAEIVECEPADLQAELEKAASRATVLGVCGGDGTVNTAATVALRRGLPLAVLPGGTLNHFAQDLGVEDVRGLSSALTAGDAVRVDVGRFSAGDQEGFFLNTCSLGVYPELVRERDRWSGRIGGWPAGVVAALRVLRHERHPLRAEFDGRERPLWLLFAGNGTYHRMGPLPARRYDLADGRLDVRVVHGGRFPAVRLFAAAVAGPLTRSPAHAAVRVGGLRVQGVEPGTLLAFDGEVTTVEGDVTLQKLPEALTVYRPARNR, encoded by the coding sequence ATGACCGCAGACGTAGACCTCACCGCCACCCGAGCCGGCCATGCCGTGCGCGACCGGCTGCTGGCCCTGGACTGTCGCCTCTTCCAGGCCGTCGCGGCCCGGCACTGGCCGGGTGCCGACCCGCTGCTGCCGAGGCTGAGCCGCAGCGCCAACCACGGGGTGCTGTGGTTCGGCGCGGCGGCGGCTCTGGCGGCGACACGCTCCCCGCGGGCGCGCCGTGCGGCCGCCCGCGGTGTCGCCTCGCTGGCCCTGGCCTCGGCCACGATCAACACGCTGGGCAAGCGCTCGGTACGCCGTCCGCGCCCCCTGCTGGACGGCGTGCCGGTGATGCGGCAGCTGAAGCGGCAGCCGATCACCACCTCCTTCCCCTCGGGGCACTCGGCGTCGGCGGCGGCCTTCGCGACGGGCGTCGCCCTGGAGTCCCGCCCGCTCGGCGCCGTCGTCGCCCCGGTGGCCGCGGCGGTGTGCCTGTCCCGCATCTACACGGGCGCTCACTACCCGAGCGACGTGCTCGCCGGGGCCGCCTTCGGCGCGGCCGCCGCGTTCGCCGTACGCCGTCTCGTGCCGACCCGTGACCAGCTGCCGCCCCCGGGGCGCCCGCGCGCGGACGCGCCCGCGCTGCCGGACGGAGAGGGGCTGGTGCTCGTGGCCAACAAGGCGGCGGGCACCTGGGAACGCATGCGCGCCATCGGTGACGCCCTGCCGCTCGCGGAGATCGTGGAGTGCGAACCGGCCGATCTGCAGGCCGAGCTGGAGAAGGCGGCGAGTCGCGCCACGGTGCTGGGGGTGTGCGGCGGCGACGGCACGGTGAACACGGCGGCGACCGTGGCGCTGCGCCGCGGGCTCCCGCTCGCGGTGCTGCCGGGCGGCACCCTCAACCACTTCGCGCAGGACCTGGGCGTGGAGGACGTTCGCGGCCTGAGCAGTGCGCTGACGGCGGGGGACGCCGTACGGGTGGACGTGGGCCGGTTCTCCGCCGGTGACCAGGAGGGCTTCTTCCTCAACACGTGCAGCCTGGGCGTCTATCCCGAGCTGGTCCGCGAGCGGGACCGCTGGTCCGGGCGGATCGGCGGCTGGCCGGCCGGAGTCGTCGCGGCCCTGCGCGTCCTGCGCCACGAACGTCACCCCCTGCGGGCCGAGTTCGACGGCAGGGAAAGGCCGCTGTGGCTCCTGTTCGCCGGGAACGGCACCTATCACCGGATGGGGCCGCTGCCCGCCCGCCGGTACGACCTCGCGGACGGCCGGCTCGACGTGCGTGTGGTGCACGGGGGCCGCTTCCCGGCCGTGCGCCTCTTCGCCGCGGCCGTCGCCGGACCGCTGACCCGCTCCCCCGCGCACGCGGCGGTACGGGTCGGCGGCCTGCGCGTGCAGGGCGTCGAGCCGGGCACCCTGCTGGCCTTCGACGGCGAAGTCACCACGGTGGAGGGCGATGTGACGCTCCAGAAGCTCCCGGAGGCGCTGACGGTCTACCGTCCGGCCCGAAACCGCTGA
- a CDS encoding ABC-F family ATP-binding cassette domain-containing protein, with the protein MGHLEAAHLEYYLPDGRALLGDVSFRVGEGAVVALVGPNGAGKTTLLRLISGELKPHGGTVTVSGGLGVMRQFVGSVRDETTVRDLLVSVAQPRIREAARAVDRAEHAIMTVDDEAAQMSYAQALSDWAEVQGYEAETLWDICTTAALGVPYDKAQFREVRTLSGGEQKRLVLEALLRGTDEVLLLDEPDNYLDVPGKRWLEERLRETRKTVLFVSHDRELLARSAEKIVSVEPGPAGADAWVHGGGFATYHEARRERFARFEELRRRWDEKHAQLKKLVLSLRQAASISHELASRYQAAQTRLRKFEEAGPPPEPPREQDITMRLHGGRTGVRAVTCEGLELTGLMKPFDLEVFYGERVAVLGSNGSGKSHFLRLLAGGDVKHTGEWKLGARVVPGHFAQTHAHPELVGRPLLDILWTEHAQDRGAAMSRLRRYELTAQAEQRFDRLSGGQQARFQILLLELEGSTALLLDEPTDNLDLESAEALQEGLEAYQGTVLAVTHDRWFARSFDRYLVFGSDGRVRETPEPVWDERRVERAR; encoded by the coding sequence ATGGGACATCTCGAAGCCGCGCACCTTGAGTACTACCTCCCCGACGGGAGGGCGCTGCTCGGCGATGTGTCCTTCCGGGTGGGCGAAGGGGCGGTGGTCGCGCTCGTGGGGCCCAACGGCGCAGGGAAGACGACGCTGCTCCGGCTGATCTCGGGGGAGCTGAAACCGCACGGCGGCACCGTCACGGTGAGCGGCGGGCTCGGCGTGATGCGCCAGTTCGTGGGATCGGTCCGGGACGAGACGACCGTGCGCGATCTGCTCGTGTCGGTCGCCCAGCCCCGGATCCGGGAGGCCGCCCGGGCCGTCGACCGCGCCGAGCACGCCATCATGACGGTCGACGACGAGGCCGCGCAGATGAGTTACGCGCAGGCGCTCTCGGACTGGGCGGAGGTCCAGGGGTACGAGGCGGAGACGCTCTGGGACATCTGCACCACGGCCGCCCTCGGCGTGCCGTACGACAAGGCGCAGTTCCGCGAGGTGCGGACCCTGTCGGGCGGTGAGCAGAAGCGGCTCGTGCTGGAGGCGCTGCTGCGCGGCACCGACGAGGTGCTCCTGCTCGACGAACCGGACAACTACCTCGACGTCCCCGGCAAGCGCTGGCTCGAGGAGCGGCTGCGGGAGACCCGCAAGACGGTCCTGTTCGTCTCCCACGACCGGGAGCTGCTCGCGCGGTCAGCCGAGAAGATCGTCAGCGTGGAGCCGGGGCCCGCGGGCGCCGACGCCTGGGTGCACGGCGGTGGCTTCGCCACGTACCACGAGGCCCGCCGCGAGCGCTTCGCGCGCTTCGAGGAGCTGCGGCGGCGCTGGGACGAGAAGCACGCCCAGCTGAAGAAGCTGGTGCTGAGCCTGCGCCAGGCGGCCTCCATCAGCCATGAACTGGCCTCGCGCTATCAGGCCGCCCAGACCCGGCTGCGGAAGTTCGAGGAGGCCGGTCCGCCGCCGGAGCCGCCCCGCGAGCAGGACATCACGATGCGCCTGCACGGCGGACGCACCGGCGTACGGGCCGTGACGTGCGAGGGGCTCGAACTCACCGGGCTGATGAAACCCTTCGACCTGGAGGTCTTCTACGGCGAGCGGGTCGCGGTGCTCGGCTCGAACGGCTCGGGCAAGTCGCACTTCCTGCGCCTGCTCGCGGGCGGCGACGTGAAGCACACGGGGGAGTGGAAGCTCGGCGCGCGGGTCGTGCCCGGTCACTTCGCGCAGACCCACGCGCATCCCGAACTGGTAGGGCGCCCGCTGCTCGACATCCTGTGGACCGAGCACGCCCAGGACCGCGGCGCCGCGATGTCCCGGCTGCGGCGGTACGAGCTGACGGCTCAGGCGGAGCAGCGGTTCGACCGGCTCTCGGGCGGTCAGCAGGCCCGTTTCCAGATCCTCCTGCTCGAACTGGAGGGCTCCACGGCCCTGCTCCTCGACGAGCCCACCGACAACCTCGACCTGGAGTCGGCCGAAGCCCTTCAGGAAGGGCTGGAGGCCTATCAGGGAACGGTGCTGGCCGTCACCCACGACCGGTGGTTCGCTCGTTCGTTCGACCGATATCTGGTGTTCGGCAGCGACGGACGGGTGCGGGAGACGCCGGAGCCGGTATGGGACGAGCGCCGGGTGGAGCGGGCCCGCTAG